One Vitis vinifera cultivar Pinot Noir 40024 chromosome 8, ASM3070453v1 genomic window carries:
- the LOC100264051 gene encoding UDP-glucose iridoid glucosyltransferase, whose amino-acid sequence MPLQDMEKRRQGIRDHLVLVPCPFQGHMKPMLHLANLLHSKGFSITIIHSQSNSPNPSHYPHFFFRCLGDSSHIQSASDGDFVPFISALNQHSPTIFRDLLLRMHFQDPILSIIHDSVMYFPVTVADELDIPRIVLRTSSAAAGFAFALSIPKQQRSLPFQENELEEALVEFPSIRGKDLPVINTFHKEARDEFLARVHHGTRTASAIVWNTFRGLEQTTLEKMELLFSVPNFPIGPLHKHSGASLTSFVTEDHGCIAWLDQQAPSSVIYVSIGSLITTSESELVEMAWGLANSGQPFLWVVRPGLVNGSSNAAQLLPKEFKETTNKRGRVISWAPQEAVLAHRSVGGFWTHSGWNSTVESISEGVPMLCSPIVGDQRVNARFVSHVWRIGIQLEDGVERGKIEKAIKRLMVDEEGTEMKKRAMDLKDKVASSLRQGGSSSEFLHSLVDFIKGKLCNP is encoded by the exons ATGCCCCTACAAGACATGGAGAAGCGTAGGCAAGGAATTAGGGATCACCTGGTACTAGTTCCATGCCCATTTCAAGGCCACATGAAGCCCATGCTTCACCTGGCCAATCTCCTTCACTCTAAAGGCTTCTCCATCACCATTATTCACTCACAATCCAACTCTCCAAATCCTTCTCACTACCCCCACTTCTTCTTCCGCTGCTTGGGTGACTCCTCCCACATCCAATCTGCCTCTGATGGTGATTTTGTGCCCTTCATATCTGCCCTTAACCAACACTCTCCCACCATATTTCGTGATCTCCTGCTTCGTATGCATTTCCAGGATCCTATCTTGTCCATTATTCACGACTCTGTTATGTACTTCCCTGTTACTGTCGCTGATGAACTGGATATTCCAAGGATCGTCTTGCGCACTAGTAGTGCTGCTGCGGGTTTCGCTTTCGCCCTCTCTATCCCTAAACAACAAAGATCACTTCCTTTCcaag AAAATGAATTAGAGGAAGCTTTGGTAGAATTTCCATCCATCAGAGGGAAGGACCTGCCAGTGATCAACACATTTCACAAAGAAGCCCGGGATGAGTTCCTTGCTCGTGTTCATCACGGAACAAGGACAGCCAGTGCAATTGTGTGGAACACTTTCAGGGGTCTCGAGCAAACAACATTGGAGAAAATGGAACTACTCTTCTCTGTCCCAAACTTCCCAATAGGCCCTCTTCACAAACATTCAGGAGCTTCTTTGACCAGCTTTGTGACCGAGGACCATGGCTGCATTGCCTGGCTAGATCAGCAAGCTCCAAGCTCAGTGATTTACGTAAGCATTGGTAGCCTAATCACAACGAGTGAAAGTGAGCTAGTTGAGATGGCTTGGGGCCTAGCCAACAGTGGCCAACCCTTCCTGTGGGTGGTTCGACCCGGTTTGGTCAATGGCTCATCCAACGCTGCCCAGCTCTTGCCGAAAGAGTTTAAAGAGACCACGAATAAAAGGGGCAGAGTCATTAGTTGGGCGCCTCAAGAAGCAGTGTTGGCACACCGATCAGTGGGAGGGTTTTGGACACACAGTGGATGGAATTCAACAGTTGAGAGTATTAGTGAGGGGGTCCCAATGCTATGCTCTCCGATTGTGGGGGACCAAAGAGTGAATGCAAGGTTTGTGAGCCATGTTTGGAGGATAGGCATACAATTAGAGGATGGAGTGGAGAGAGGGAAGATAGAGAAGGCTATTAAAAGGCTCATGGTTGATGAAGAGGGAACGGAGATGAAGAAGAGAGCTATGGATTTGAAAGACAAGGTGGCATCTTCCTTGAGACAAGGTGGTTCCTCTTCCGAGTTTTTACACAGTTTGGTGGATTTCATCAAGGGAAAATTATGTAATCCTTAA
- the LOC100257276 gene encoding microtubule-associated protein 70-2, which yields MANIHISNGEAGPSSDSLKPMVLTSSASFKARKKPTISRAGSEVEDVINLLHGSDPVRVELNRLENEVRDKDRELGDAHAEIKALKYSERLKEKAVEELTDELQKVDGKLKATEALLESKNLEIKKINDERKAALAAQFAAEATLRRVHAAQKDDEMPPIEAIIAPLEAELKLARLEAAKLQDDNRALDRLTKSKETALLEAERTVEIALAKASLVDDLQNKNQELMKQIEICQEENKILDKMHRQKVAEVKKLTQTVCELEEAVLAGGAAANAVRDYRRKVQEMNDERKILDRELSRAKVTANRVAVVVANEWKDANDKVMPVKQWLEERKFFQGEMQLLRDKLAVAERTAKAEAQLKEKYQLRFKVLEERLRASPSGNLRTTSEGRSISNGPSRRQSLGGAENLSRSASNGFALRRTANSQSGSIRSNSASVLLRNAKISSRSFDGGSRSLDRDKVIPNAARKHEVLTDTNDQIQNAKTIGTHEASTNGNRSEKTKSELDDSVSGVLYDMLQKEVITLRRACHEKDQSLKDKDDAIEMLAKKVDTLNKAMGVEAKKMRREVAAMEKEVAAMRVSKEHDPRARRPSAPRGSQLLSARNARNS from the exons ATGGCGAACATCCACATTAGCAACGGCGAAGCTGGGCCGAGCTCCGACTCGCTCAAGCCCATGGTGCTCACATCATCAGCTTCGTTCAAGGCTCGCAAGAAGCCTACCATCTCCAGAGCTGGCTCCGAAGTCGAAGATGTCATCAACCTTTTGCACGGTTCCGATCCAGTCCGTGTCGAGCTCAATCGCCTCGAGAACGAAGTCAGAG ACAAAGATAGGGAACTGGGAGATGCACATGCGGAAATCAAGGCACTGAAATATTCAGAACGCCTCAAAGAGAAAGCAGTTGAAGAG CTAACTGATGAGCTACAAAAAGTAGATGGAAAATTAAAAGCAACTGAAGCACTCTTGGAAAGCAAG AACCTTGAGATTAAGAAGATAAATGATGAGAGAAAAGCAGCTCTGGCTGCCCAATTTGCAGCAGAAGCCACACTTCGAAGAGTTCATGCTGCCCAAAAAGATGATGAAATGCCTCCTATTGAAGCCATCATCGCCCCACTGGAGGCAGAGCTAAAGCTGGCTAGACTAGAG GCAGCAAAGTTGCAGGATGACAATAGAGCACTGGATCGACTAACTAAATCTAAGGAGACTGCTTTACTTGAGGCTGAGAGAACTGTTGAGATTGCTTTGGCAAAAGCATCCTTGGTTGATGATCTGCAAAACAAAAACCAAGAACTCATGAAGCAGATTGAAATATGCCAG GAGGAGAACAAAATCCTGGACAAAATGCATCGGCAAAAGGTTGCAGAGGTCAAAAAGCTAACACAAACTGTTTGTGAACTTGAAGAGGCTGTTTTGGCTGGGGGAGCTGCAGCAAATGCTGTGCGTGATTACCGGCGGAAAGTGCAAGAAATGAAT GATGAGAGAAAAATTTTGGACCGGGAACTATCTCGTGCAAAGGTTACTGCAAATCGAGTTGCTGTTGTTGTTGCAAATGAATGGAAAGATGCCAATGACAAAGTGATGCCTGTGAAGCAATGgcttgaagaaagaaaattttttcag GGAGAAATGCAACTACTTCGAGATAAACTGGCTGTAGCAGAGCGCACAGCCAAGGCTGAAGCACAGTTAAAA GAGAAATATCAACTACGGTTCAAAGTGCTAGAAGAAAGACTTAGAGCATCTCCAAGTGGTAATTTACGCACAACTTCAGAAGGAAGAAGTATAAGCAATGGGCCGTCGCGACGTCAGTCTCTTGGTGGGGCAGAAAACTTGTCAAGATCAGCCTCCAACGGCTTTGCATTGAGGAGAACAGCAAATTCACAATCCGGGTCGATCAGGTCCAACAGTGCCAGTGTGTTATTAAGAAATGCCAAGATCTCATCAAGATCATTTGATGGTGGTAGTAGATCACTAGATAGAGATAAAGTGATTCCAAATGCAGCTAGGAAACATGAAGTGCTCACTGACACCAATGATCAGATCCAAAATGCCAAGACAATTGGTACACATGAGGCAAGCACAAATGGAAATCGGAGTGAGAAAACAAAATCAGAACTTGATGATTCAGTCTCTGGAGTGTTGTATGATATGTTACAGAAAGAGGTTATCACTCTTAGAAGAGCTTGCCATGAGAAAGACCAGAGCCTTAAGGACAAGGATGATGCAATTGAG ATGTTGGCAAAGAAGGTCGATACATTAAACAAAGCAATGGGAGTTGAGGCCAAAAAGATGCGAAGAGAAGTTGCTGCTATGGAAAAGGAAGTTGCGGCCATGCGTGTTAGCAAGGAGCATGATCCAAGGGCACGACGCCCAAGCGCTCCTAGAGGCTCTCAGTTGCTTTCTGCAAG GAATGCACGAAACTCATAG